In Streptomyces sp. NBC_01707, a genomic segment contains:
- the ffh gene encoding signal recognition particle protein, with amino-acid sequence MFDTLSDRLAATFKNLRGKGRLSEADIDATAREIRIALLEADVALPVVRAFIANVKERARGVEVSQALNPAQQVVKIVNEELVGILGGETRRLRFAKNPPTVIMLAGLQGAGKTTLAGKLGVWLKGQGHSPLLVACDLQRPNAVNQLSVVADRAGVAVYAPQPGNGVGDPVQVAKDSIEHARSKQFDVVIVDTAGRLGIDQELMQQAADIRDAVSPDEILFVVDAMIGQDAVNTAEAFRDGVGFDGVVLSKLDGDARGGAALSIAHVTGKQIMFASNGEKLEDFDAFHPDRMASRILDMGDLLTLIEQAEKTFTQEEAAKMASKLASSKGKDFTLDDFLAQMEQVRKMGSISKLLGMLPGMGQIKDQINSIDERDVDRTAAIIKSMTPHERHEPTIINGSRRARIAKGSGVEVSAVKNLVERFFEARKMMSKMAQGGGMPGMPGMPGMGGGPGRQKKQIKQAKGKRKSGNPMKRKAEEQAAAARREQAAAQGGAFGLPAQEDKNFELPDEFKKFMG; translated from the coding sequence GTGTTCGATACTCTCTCCGACCGCCTTGCCGCGACTTTCAAGAACCTCCGGGGCAAGGGCCGCTTGTCCGAGGCGGACATCGACGCCACGGCACGCGAGATCCGTATCGCCCTGCTCGAGGCCGATGTCGCGCTGCCCGTGGTCCGCGCCTTCATCGCCAACGTCAAGGAGCGGGCGCGCGGCGTCGAGGTCTCCCAGGCGCTGAACCCTGCCCAGCAGGTCGTCAAGATTGTCAACGAGGAGCTCGTCGGCATCCTCGGCGGTGAGACCCGGCGGCTGCGGTTCGCCAAGAACCCGCCCACCGTGATCATGCTCGCCGGTCTGCAGGGTGCCGGTAAGACCACCCTTGCCGGAAAGCTCGGCGTCTGGCTCAAGGGCCAGGGCCACTCGCCGCTGCTCGTCGCCTGTGACCTCCAGCGCCCCAACGCCGTCAACCAGCTGAGCGTCGTCGCCGACCGCGCCGGTGTCGCGGTGTACGCCCCGCAGCCGGGCAACGGCGTCGGTGACCCGGTCCAGGTCGCCAAGGACTCCATCGAGCACGCCCGCTCCAAGCAGTTCGACGTGGTGATCGTCGACACCGCGGGCCGCCTCGGTATCGACCAGGAGCTGATGCAGCAGGCCGCGGACATCCGCGACGCCGTCAGCCCCGACGAGATCCTCTTCGTCGTCGACGCGATGATCGGCCAGGACGCGGTCAACACCGCCGAGGCCTTCCGCGACGGTGTGGGCTTCGACGGTGTGGTGCTCTCCAAGCTCGACGGCGACGCCCGCGGTGGTGCAGCCCTGTCGATCGCCCATGTCACGGGCAAGCAGATCATGTTCGCGTCGAACGGTGAGAAGCTCGAGGACTTCGACGCCTTCCACCCCGACCGCATGGCGTCGCGCATCCTCGACATGGGTGACCTGCTCACCCTGATCGAGCAGGCGGAGAAGACCTTCACCCAGGAAGAGGCCGCCAAAATGGCCTCCAAGCTGGCGTCGAGCAAGGGCAAGGACTTCACGCTCGACGACTTCCTGGCGCAGATGGAGCAGGTCAGGAAGATGGGCTCCATCTCCAAGCTGCTCGGGATGCTGCCCGGCATGGGGCAGATCAAGGACCAGATCAACAGCATCGACGAGCGGGACGTGGACCGTACCGCCGCGATCATCAAGTCGATGACGCCGCACGAGCGTCACGAGCCGACGATCATCAACGGCTCGCGCCGGGCCCGTATCGCCAAGGGTTCGGGTGTCGAGGTGTCCGCCGTGAAGAACCTGGTGGAGCGGTTCTTCGAGGCGCGCAAGATGATGTCGAAGATGGCGCAGGGCGGCGGCATGCCGGGGATGCCGGGGATGCCCGGCATGGGTGGCGGTCCCGGTCGCCAGAAGAAGCAGATCAAGCAGGCCAAGGGCAAGCGCAAGAGCGGCAACCCGATGAAGCGCAAGGCCGAGGAGCAGGCCGCGGCGGCCCGCCGCGAGCAGGCTGCGGCCCAGGGCGGCGCGTTCGGTCTGCCGGCCCAGGAGGACAAGAACTTCGAGCTGCCGGACGAGTTCAAGAAGTTCATGGGCTGA
- a CDS encoding [protein-PII] uridylyltransferase, with the protein MTSTEVTTDSEDSGPSGYAAARLRLLQEKAQSGPPRRAALASLTDDWLTALFTTAVEATGVRGAALVAVGGYGRGELSPRSDLDLLLLHDGNADAGAIASLADRIWYPVWDLGLALDHSVRTPAEARKTAEEDLKVQLGLLDARPVAGDLGLVAAMRTTILADWRNLAPKRLPALDELCRERAERQGELQFLLEPDLKEARGGLRDATALRAVAASWVADAPREGLAEARRVLLDARDALHLTTGRATDRLALQEQDQVATALGLLDADALLRQVYEAARTVSYATDVTWREVNRVLRARSVRPRLRAMLGGGKAAAPERTPLADGVVEADGEVVLARTARPERDPVLVLRAAAAAAQSELPISRHVVRHLATAARPLPVPWPAEAREELVTLLGAGEATIPVWEALEAEGLITRLLPDWERVHCRPQRNPVHTWTVDRHLVEAAVRASSLTRRVGRPDLLLVAALLHDIGKGWPGDHSVAGEVIARDLAARIGFDQHDVGVIATLVRHHLLLVETATRRDLDDPATVRSVATAVGTTSTLELLHALTEADALATGPAAWSTWRASLVTDLVKRVAAVLAGETSDEPEPAEPSAEQERLAIEALRTGEPVLALHAQAEPADGDGEPEPVGVELLIAVPDRPGVLPAAAGVLALHRLTVRAADLRAVELPTELGECVDVLLLSWRVAAEYGSLPQATRLRADLVRALDGSLDIRARLAEREAAYPRRRGVKAPPPRVTVAPAGSRLATVIEVRAQDAPGLLHRIGRALEQSAVRVRSAHVSTLGANAVDAFYVTGADGEPLADVRAAELAVEVQRALS; encoded by the coding sequence GTGACGAGCACTGAAGTGACCACCGATTCCGAAGACTCGGGACCCAGCGGCTACGCGGCGGCCCGACTGCGCCTCCTCCAGGAGAAGGCGCAGTCCGGGCCGCCGCGCCGTGCGGCTCTCGCCTCACTCACCGACGACTGGCTGACCGCCCTGTTCACCACCGCCGTCGAGGCGACCGGCGTCCGCGGCGCAGCCCTCGTGGCCGTCGGCGGCTACGGCCGCGGCGAACTCTCCCCGCGCAGCGACCTCGACCTCCTGCTGCTCCACGACGGCAATGCCGACGCCGGCGCCATCGCCTCCCTCGCCGACCGCATCTGGTACCCCGTCTGGGACCTCGGCCTCGCGCTCGATCACTCCGTACGCACCCCCGCCGAAGCCAGGAAGACGGCGGAAGAGGACCTCAAGGTGCAGCTCGGACTGCTCGACGCCCGGCCCGTCGCCGGAGACCTCGGCCTGGTCGCCGCGATGCGCACCACGATCCTCGCCGACTGGCGCAACCTCGCCCCCAAACGCCTCCCGGCCCTCGACGAACTCTGCCGCGAGCGGGCCGAACGCCAGGGCGAGCTCCAGTTCCTCCTCGAACCCGACCTCAAGGAGGCCCGCGGCGGACTGCGCGACGCCACCGCCCTGCGCGCCGTCGCCGCCTCCTGGGTCGCCGACGCGCCCCGCGAAGGCCTCGCCGAGGCCCGCCGCGTACTCCTCGACGCCCGCGACGCCCTGCACCTGACCACCGGCCGCGCCACCGACCGCCTCGCCCTCCAGGAACAGGACCAGGTCGCCACCGCCCTCGGCCTCCTCGACGCCGACGCATTGCTGCGTCAGGTGTACGAGGCCGCGCGCACCGTCTCGTACGCCACCGACGTCACCTGGCGCGAGGTCAACCGCGTGCTCCGCGCCCGGTCCGTGCGCCCACGGCTGCGCGCCATGCTGGGCGGTGGCAAGGCGGCCGCCCCGGAGCGCACCCCGCTCGCCGACGGCGTCGTCGAGGCCGACGGCGAAGTCGTCCTCGCCCGCACCGCCCGCCCCGAACGCGACCCGGTGCTCGTGCTGCGCGCGGCCGCCGCGGCCGCCCAGTCGGAACTGCCGATCTCCCGGCATGTCGTACGCCACCTCGCCACCGCCGCGCGCCCGCTGCCCGTGCCCTGGCCCGCCGAGGCCCGTGAGGAACTCGTCACCCTGCTCGGCGCGGGCGAGGCCACCATCCCCGTCTGGGAAGCCCTCGAAGCGGAAGGCCTGATCACCCGGCTGCTGCCCGACTGGGAACGCGTCCACTGCCGGCCCCAGCGCAACCCCGTCCACACCTGGACCGTCGACCGCCACCTCGTCGAGGCGGCCGTCCGGGCCTCCTCCCTCACCCGCCGCGTCGGCCGTCCCGACCTCCTTCTCGTCGCCGCCCTGCTGCACGACATCGGCAAGGGCTGGCCGGGCGACCACTCCGTCGCCGGCGAGGTCATCGCCCGCGACCTCGCCGCCCGGATCGGCTTCGACCAGCACGACGTGGGCGTCATCGCCACCCTCGTACGTCACCATCTGCTGCTCGTCGAGACCGCCACCCGCCGCGACCTCGACGACCCGGCGACCGTCCGGTCCGTCGCCACCGCTGTCGGGACCACGTCCACGCTGGAACTCCTGCACGCCCTCACGGAGGCCGACGCGCTGGCCACCGGGCCCGCAGCCTGGTCCACCTGGCGCGCCTCCCTCGTCACCGACCTGGTCAAGCGCGTCGCCGCCGTCCTCGCGGGCGAGACCTCGGACGAACCCGAACCGGCCGAGCCCAGCGCCGAGCAGGAACGCCTCGCCATCGAGGCACTGCGTACCGGCGAACCCGTCCTCGCCCTGCACGCCCAGGCGGAACCCGCGGACGGTGACGGCGAGCCGGAACCCGTCGGAGTCGAACTCCTCATCGCCGTCCCCGACCGCCCCGGCGTCCTGCCCGCCGCCGCCGGAGTGCTCGCCCTGCACCGCCTCACCGTCCGCGCTGCCGACCTGCGGGCCGTCGAGCTCCCCACCGAGCTGGGCGAGTGCGTCGACGTCCTGCTGCTCAGCTGGCGGGTGGCGGCCGAATACGGCTCCCTGCCACAGGCCACCCGGCTCCGCGCCGATCTCGTACGCGCCCTGGACGGCTCCCTCGACATCCGGGCCCGCCTCGCCGAACGCGAAGCCGCCTATCCGCGGCGCCGTGGGGTGAAGGCTCCGCCGCCCCGGGTGACGGTCGCACCGGCCGGCTCCCGGCTGGCCACGGTGATCGAGGTCAGGGCCCAGGACGCCCCGGGACTGCTGCACCGGATCGGCCGGGCGCTGGAGCAGAGCGCGGTGCGGGTGCGCAGCGCGCACGTGTCGACGCTGGGGGCGAACGCGGTGGACGCGTTCTATGTCACAGGGGCGGACGGCGAGCCGTTGGCCGATGTACGGGCCGCGGAGCTGGCCGTGGAGGTGCAGCGGGCCCTGAGCTGA
- a CDS encoding P-II family nitrogen regulator: MKLITAVVKPHRLDEIKEALQAFGIQGLTVTEASGYGRQRGHTEVYRGAEYTVDLVPKIRIEVLVDDEDAEQLVDVVVKAARTGKIGDGKVWSVPVETAVRVRTGERGPDAL; this comes from the coding sequence ATGAAGCTCATCACGGCGGTCGTGAAGCCGCACCGGCTCGACGAGATCAAGGAGGCCCTGCAGGCCTTCGGCATCCAGGGCCTCACGGTCACGGAGGCCAGCGGATACGGTCGCCAGCGCGGCCACACCGAGGTCTACCGGGGTGCCGAGTACACCGTGGACCTCGTCCCCAAGATCCGCATCGAGGTACTGGTCGACGACGAGGACGCCGAACAGCTCGTCGATGTCGTGGTGAAGGCCGCCCGAACCGGCAAGATCGGAGACGGCAAGGTCTGGAGCGTCCCCGTCGAGACAGCCGTACGGGTCCGCACGGGTGAACGCGGCCCGGACGCACTCTGA
- a CDS encoding ammonium transporter, giving the protein MPPGITTLAADAPTLSAANTGFMLICSALVMIMTPGLAFFYGGMVRVKSTLNMLMMSFISLGIVTILWVLYGFSLAFGTDIGSFIGWSSDFAGLSGIGITQLWDGYTIPVYVFAVFQLMFAIITPALISGALADRVKFTSWALFITLWVTVVYFPVAHWVWGAGGWLFELGVIDFAGGTAVHINAGAAALGVILVIGKRVGFKKDPMRPHSLPLVMLGAGLLWFGWFGFNAGSWLGNDDGVGAVMFVNTQVATAAAMLAWLGYEKLRHGSFTTLGAASGAVAGLVAITPSGGAISPLGAIAVGAIAGVLCAMAVGLKYKFGYDDSLDVVGVHLVGGVAGSLLIGFFATGGVQSDAKGLFYGGGLDQLGKQAVGVFAVLAYSLVVSAVLAFLLDRTIGMRVDEDDEISGIDQVEHAETAYDFSGAGGGAAPRTTGSAPISDSTAAAQTKKVDA; this is encoded by the coding sequence ATGCCCCCAGGCATCACGACGCTTGCTGCAGACGCCCCGACGCTGTCTGCCGCCAACACCGGGTTCATGCTCATCTGCTCGGCCCTGGTGATGATCATGACCCCGGGTCTGGCCTTCTTCTACGGAGGCATGGTCCGCGTCAAGAGCACCCTCAACATGCTGATGATGAGCTTCATCAGCCTCGGGATCGTCACGATCCTGTGGGTGCTGTACGGATTCAGTCTCGCCTTCGGTACCGACATCGGCTCGTTCATCGGCTGGAGCTCGGACTTCGCGGGCCTCAGCGGGATCGGTATCACCCAGCTCTGGGACGGCTACACGATCCCGGTCTATGTCTTCGCCGTCTTCCAGCTGATGTTCGCGATCATCACTCCGGCCCTGATCAGCGGTGCCCTCGCCGACCGCGTCAAGTTCACCTCCTGGGCGCTGTTCATCACCCTGTGGGTGACCGTCGTCTACTTCCCGGTCGCGCACTGGGTCTGGGGCGCCGGCGGCTGGCTCTTCGAGCTCGGCGTCATCGACTTCGCCGGTGGTACGGCCGTCCACATCAACGCCGGTGCGGCAGCCCTCGGCGTGATCCTCGTCATCGGCAAGCGGGTCGGCTTCAAGAAGGACCCGATGCGGCCGCACAGCCTGCCGCTCGTCATGCTCGGCGCCGGTCTCCTGTGGTTCGGCTGGTTCGGCTTCAACGCCGGCTCGTGGCTCGGCAACGACGACGGCGTCGGCGCGGTGATGTTCGTCAACACGCAGGTTGCCACCGCCGCCGCGATGCTCGCCTGGCTCGGGTACGAGAAGCTCCGCCACGGCTCCTTCACCACCCTCGGCGCCGCCTCCGGCGCGGTCGCCGGCCTCGTCGCCATCACCCCGTCCGGCGGCGCGATCAGCCCGCTCGGCGCCATCGCCGTCGGTGCGATCGCCGGTGTGCTCTGCGCCATGGCGGTCGGCCTCAAGTACAAGTTCGGCTACGACGACTCCCTCGACGTCGTCGGCGTCCACCTCGTCGGCGGTGTCGCGGGCTCCCTGCTCATCGGCTTCTTCGCCACCGGCGGCGTCCAGTCCGACGCCAAGGGCCTCTTCTACGGTGGCGGTCTCGACCAGCTCGGCAAGCAGGCCGTCGGTGTCTTCGCGGTCCTCGCGTACTCCCTCGTCGTCTCCGCGGTCCTCGCCTTCCTCCTCGACAGGACGATCGGCATGCGGGTCGACGAGGACGACGAGATCTCCGGCATCGACCAGGTCGAGCACGCCGAGACCGCGTACGACTTCAGCGGCGCCGGCGGCGGTGCGGCCCCGCGCACCACGGGCTCCGCACCGATTTCGGACTCGACGGCAGCAGCGCAGACCAAGAAGGTGGACGCATGA